One genomic window of Haloferax mediterranei ATCC 33500 includes the following:
- a CDS encoding basic amino acid ABC transporter substrate-binding protein translates to MKRRTYLKGSAGAAAAFTLAGCLGGGDEIVIGSDIPYRPFEYETTEGELVGFDVEIAQAVFTDQLGYEHRFKPTSFDGIIPALKNGNFRVIMSAMTITEERAEEIDFSDPYFTAYQTVVVLKNGDISSKEDLKGKTVGVQKGTTGAAAADSLKEEFDGNLNIQRYDQIPGAFDALRNNQVVAVINDNTVNAEFVNQSDSVTFLEGSGAAEEQGKNAPPYLTLTVEEYGIGFRQDDDEFRKEVNGALETIRENGTYDEIYSKYFSG, encoded by the coding sequence ATGAAACGTCGTACCTATCTCAAGGGATCGGCAGGGGCTGCGGCCGCGTTCACGTTGGCTGGTTGTCTCGGTGGTGGAGACGAGATTGTCATCGGTTCGGACATTCCGTACCGGCCGTTCGAGTACGAGACGACCGAAGGCGAACTCGTCGGCTTCGACGTCGAAATCGCACAGGCCGTCTTCACCGACCAACTCGGCTATGAACACAGGTTCAAACCGACGAGCTTCGACGGTATCATCCCGGCGTTGAAAAACGGGAACTTCCGCGTCATCATGTCTGCGATGACCATCACCGAAGAACGCGCCGAGGAGATCGACTTCTCCGACCCGTACTTCACGGCGTACCAGACTGTCGTCGTCCTCAAAAACGGCGACATCTCCTCGAAGGAGGACCTCAAAGGGAAGACCGTCGGCGTTCAGAAGGGGACGACCGGCGCGGCCGCGGCCGATTCACTCAAAGAAGAGTTCGACGGCAACCTGAACATCCAGCGGTACGACCAGATTCCCGGCGCGTTCGACGCGCTCAGGAACAACCAGGTCGTCGCCGTCATCAACGACAACACGGTTAACGCCGAGTTCGTCAACCAGAGTGACAGCGTCACATTCCTCGAAGGCTCCGGTGCCGCGGAGGAGCAGGGCAAAAACGCTCCGCCGTACCTCACGCTCACCGTCGAAGAGTACGGCATCGGGTTCCGCCAAGACGACGACGAGTTCCGCAAGGAGGTCAACGGCGCACTCGAGACGATTCGAGAAAACGGGACGTACGACGAGATTTACTCGAAGTACTTCTCCGGCTAA
- a CDS encoding amino acid ABC transporter permease, with protein sequence MAESYSEGRAADDGYEEQFLNDKTLKLAGAAVATLFTLGVGVFIAAIIFTQVDFDLFVEIIYPQFVFAYLRVLGIFLAGSVLSIIAGIFVGLGRVSKTRITNMVASGYVEFFRGTPLLFQLVVIFFGIPAFWPPGQFPISNWAIPAAIIGLTLNHAAYVGEAVRGGINAVPEGQMEAARSLGMSYVQSMREVVLPQAWRNALAAIGNDQVILVKDTSLLTVIAVEELISAFRNVNSTTFDPWTPILLVAIAYLGITLPLGKVVRHLESRAEWGGDRR encoded by the coding sequence ATGGCAGAATCATACTCTGAGGGGCGAGCCGCCGACGACGGATACGAGGAGCAGTTTTTGAACGACAAGACGCTCAAACTCGCTGGTGCCGCAGTTGCGACACTATTTACGCTTGGTGTCGGTGTCTTTATCGCTGCCATCATATTCACACAGGTCGACTTCGACCTGTTCGTCGAGATTATCTACCCGCAGTTCGTCTTCGCGTACCTGCGGGTGCTCGGCATCTTCCTGGCGGGGAGCGTCCTCTCTATCATCGCCGGCATTTTCGTCGGCCTCGGCCGCGTTTCGAAGACCAGAATTACAAATATGGTTGCGAGTGGCTACGTCGAGTTCTTCCGTGGAACGCCGCTTCTCTTCCAACTTGTCGTCATCTTCTTCGGGATTCCCGCGTTCTGGCCGCCGGGTCAATTCCCCATCTCGAACTGGGCAATTCCGGCTGCTATTATCGGCCTGACGCTCAACCACGCCGCGTACGTCGGTGAGGCTGTCCGCGGCGGCATCAACGCTGTTCCGGAAGGTCAGATGGAGGCGGCCCGCTCGCTTGGAATGTCTTACGTCCAGTCGATGCGCGAAGTCGTGCTGCCGCAGGCGTGGCGCAATGCGCTCGCCGCCATCGGTAACGATCAGGTCATCCTCGTGAAGGACACCTCACTCCTGACGGTTATCGCTGTTGAGGAACTCATCAGTGCCTTCCGGAACGTCAATTCTACGACGTTCGATCCGTGGACGCCGATTCTGCTCGTCGCCATCGCCTACCTCGGAATCACGCTGCCGCTCGGCAAGGTGGTTCGACACCTCGAATCCCGTGCCGAGTGGGGAGGTGACCGACGATGA
- a CDS encoding amino acid ABC transporter ATP-binding protein, producing MSLLEFEKVNKYFGETHVLKDVDLHVEEGEVCVIIGPSGSGKSTLLRCANRLEEIQDGEIRLAGQSISNPEADINRLRQRIGMVFQSFNLFPHKTALENVTLGPQKVKGVDKATAKRNAETLLDRVGLGDQADSYPNQLSGGQQQRVAIARALAMDPHVMLFDEVTSALDPELVGEVLEVMHGLAEEGMTMLVVTHEMGFAREVGDRIVLMADGRVVEDSPPEVFFENPRTDRGKQFLSKLL from the coding sequence ATGAGCCTCCTCGAATTCGAGAAGGTAAACAAGTACTTCGGCGAGACGCACGTCCTGAAAGACGTCGACCTGCACGTCGAAGAAGGAGAAGTGTGCGTCATCATCGGCCCCTCTGGGTCCGGGAAGTCCACGCTCCTTCGCTGTGCGAACCGCCTCGAAGAGATTCAGGACGGTGAGATTCGACTCGCGGGACAGTCAATCTCCAACCCCGAAGCGGATATCAACCGACTGCGTCAGCGCATCGGGATGGTGTTCCAGAGCTTCAACCTCTTCCCCCACAAGACGGCGCTGGAGAATGTGACGCTCGGGCCGCAGAAGGTCAAAGGAGTCGACAAGGCCACCGCGAAACGAAATGCGGAGACGCTTCTCGACCGCGTCGGTCTCGGCGATCAGGCCGACTCCTACCCGAATCAACTCTCCGGCGGCCAGCAACAGCGCGTCGCCATCGCTCGCGCCCTCGCGATGGACCCGCACGTGATGCTCTTCGACGAGGTGACAAGCGCACTCGACCCCGAACTGGTCGGGGAAGTGCTCGAAGTGATGCACGGACTCGCCGAGGAGGGGATGACGATGCTCGTCGTCACCCACGAGATGGGCTTCGCCCGCGAAGTGGGCGACCGCATCGTCCTCATGGCCGACGGCCGTGTCGTCGAGGATTCGCCGCCCGAAGTATTCTTCGAGAACCCACGAACTGACCGGGGCAAACAGTTCCTCTCGAAGTTGCTCTGA
- a CDS encoding replication factor C large subunit gives MVDWTEKYRPSSLSEVRGNNKARDALAEWAKSWDDHREAVVVYGSPGIGKTSAAHALASDMGWETVELNASDQRTGDVIERFAGRAAKNATLSGSSTGTSTRQLVILDEADNIHGNYDRGGSSAVTKLVKSSSQPIVLIANEFYDMSRGLRNACQEIEFRDVSARSIVPVLRDICRKEGLEFESDALQAIADMNSGDLRSAVNDLQAIAEGRDKITEEDVIMGDRDRSVGLFEFLDAVLKEESAQEALYTAYDVDETPDDLTKWVEDKVSLVYEPDELARAYEFLANADRWLGRVRASQNYSYWRYATDNLAAGVAASRDRTRGGWTRYGGAPYRSTRDKTRDTVVRKIAEKGGFSMSTARREVLPYLSAVTHHCKPRELTVAMTAYYDFDTSHVSFVTGSGETTNKVQSIVEDAEELREELVEEHAGGAFAGMEDVSIDGENGGETDAATDGDDDVLNRDDESAASDEAEASTDDGQSGLSDFF, from the coding sequence ATGGTAGACTGGACGGAGAAGTACCGCCCATCGTCGCTCTCCGAGGTCCGCGGCAACAACAAGGCTCGCGACGCCCTCGCAGAGTGGGCTAAATCGTGGGACGACCACCGAGAGGCTGTTGTCGTCTACGGGAGTCCGGGCATCGGAAAGACCTCTGCCGCCCACGCGCTCGCGTCGGACATGGGCTGGGAGACGGTCGAATTGAACGCGTCAGACCAGCGAACCGGCGATGTCATCGAACGCTTCGCCGGGCGCGCTGCGAAGAACGCGACGCTTTCCGGGTCGTCGACGGGCACGTCCACCCGACAGTTGGTCATCCTCGACGAAGCGGACAACATCCACGGCAACTACGACCGCGGCGGGTCCAGTGCCGTGACGAAACTCGTCAAGTCGTCGAGCCAACCTATCGTCCTCATCGCCAACGAGTTCTACGACATGAGTCGCGGCCTGCGGAACGCCTGTCAGGAAATCGAGTTCCGCGACGTGTCGGCGCGTTCTATCGTTCCCGTCCTCCGCGATATCTGCCGGAAGGAAGGACTGGAGTTCGAATCGGACGCCCTCCAAGCAATCGCCGACATGAACAGCGGCGACCTGCGCTCGGCGGTCAACGACCTCCAGGCAATCGCCGAGGGACGCGACAAAATCACGGAAGAAGACGTGATTATGGGCGACCGCGACCGCTCGGTCGGTCTGTTCGAGTTCCTCGACGCCGTTCTCAAAGAGGAATCCGCACAAGAGGCGCTCTACACCGCCTACGACGTGGACGAGACGCCGGACGACCTCACGAAGTGGGTCGAGGACAAAGTCTCTCTCGTCTACGAACCGGACGAACTCGCCCGCGCCTACGAATTCCTCGCCAACGCCGACCGCTGGCTGGGTCGCGTTCGCGCCTCGCAGAACTACTCGTACTGGCGCTACGCGACGGACAACCTCGCCGCCGGTGTCGCCGCGTCGCGGGACCGAACCCGCGGCGGGTGGACTCGCTACGGGGGCGCACCCTATCGGTCGACCCGAGACAAGACACGCGATACCGTCGTCCGGAAAATCGCCGAGAAAGGCGGATTCAGCATGTCGACCGCCCGCCGCGAAGTGCTTCCTTATCTCTCGGCGGTGACCCATCACTGCAAGCCCCGGGAGTTGACGGTTGCGATGACCGCGTACTACGACTTCGACACCTCTCACGTCTCGTTTGTCACCGGGAGCGGTGAGACGACGAACAAAGTCCAGTCCATCGTCGAAGACGCCGAAGAACTCCGCGAGGAACTGGTCGAAGAACACGCCGGTGGAGCGTTCGCCGGAATGGAGGATGTCTCCATCGATGGCGAAAACGGGGGCGAGACCGACGCCGCGACCGACGGAGACGACGATGTTCTCAACCGCGACGACGAATCCGCGGCGAGCGACGAAGCCGAGGCGTCGACCGACGACGGTCAGTCTGGGCTGAGTGACTTCTTCTAA
- a CDS encoding ArsR/SmtB family transcription factor, which translates to MSLLETDVPVRNIITMAPEKAKALENDVRAKILDMLADREMTISEIHEELQRRGEDKVETTVRHHVTILKDAGLIEIARLEDASGGTLRYYKSNTRVFAYDLPEESADELREAQATAREGVTSLIEQLYREHGERIEAVARELQPCEYCETQHYEEFVVYELLNRALADVSEDGTFDELTDETT; encoded by the coding sequence ATGTCGCTCCTCGAAACCGATGTTCCAGTACGGAACATCATCACGATGGCTCCGGAGAAAGCAAAGGCGCTGGAAAACGACGTACGCGCGAAAATTCTCGATATGCTGGCCGACCGGGAGATGACCATCAGCGAGATTCACGAGGAGTTGCAACGGCGCGGTGAGGACAAAGTAGAGACGACAGTTCGGCACCACGTTACCATCCTCAAAGACGCTGGTCTCATCGAAATCGCCCGGCTCGAAGATGCCAGCGGGGGGACACTCAGATACTACAAATCGAATACGCGCGTGTTCGCGTACGACCTCCCCGAAGAGAGTGCGGACGAACTACGCGAGGCGCAAGCGACGGCGCGGGAGGGGGTCACTTCGCTTATCGAGCAGTTGTACCGCGAACACGGCGAGCGTATCGAGGCGGTCGCGCGGGAGCTACAACCGTGTGAGTACTGCGAGACACAGCATTACGAGGAGTTCGTGGTCTACGAGTTACTCAACCGGGCGCTGGCCGACGTGAGCGAAGACGGAACGTTCGACGAATTGACCGACGAGACCACGTAG
- a CDS encoding heavy metal translocating P-type ATPase produces MSTARVHYDIGGMSCSFCAESIRKAYKRTEGVEEVNVSLAHEEVRLRYDEDLLSEVELKDTLRDLGYTIRDPDKQKRFEEQQKQVEQAKRRLTLAGVASLVTAGLMLFMIFVRGSFESDALWMDLVTLGLALGTVFGPGRYIIEKAYNSLRRRIFNQHVLLEAGAFAGLFGGFLGLFVFPAFPTVHFFAVSVFITTYHILSEYTSLIVRTRASRAVQGLLDLRPDTARRVHDGTVEEVGVSELEVGDHVRVKPGESVPVDGTIVEGETAVDESVATGESVPVDKKPGDGVIGGSINETGTLLVEVTATGDDAFLNQVARQIEAARTMKPGIVQLADRVLKYFVPGVLTIAVASFLFWVLAPAVWAGGPLGTTPNVQRGAFAALAVLVLGYPCALGMATPLALIRGGGLAANRGILMRSGDAFQIFQDVDTVVLDKTGTITRGKPAVEEVVALGRNEADTLDRDEADTLDRDEADTLDRDEADTLDRDETDVVRLAASAEVFSEHPLADAILDYAHEHNVEFPTPDEFDSVTGKGVRAETETARILVGKPAWLTETGIDLTAAQDDIDRLQGRGSTVVCVAVTESRRDSADAAEVVGLVAIGDPVKNDAAETVERMQAVGVTPVMITGDNERTANAVAERVDISRVMAGVLPDDKRDEIRRLQEGGERVAMVGDGINDAPALTQADIGIAIGAGTDIAIESADIVLVGDRLGGVMDAYEIGTSSYRKTKHNLLAAFSFNGIGVTAATTGLVHPVFAMIAMVLSVSAVLANSFGGQLLRGERLNTDFAVDSDTESAS; encoded by the coding sequence ATGAGTACCGCACGCGTCCACTACGACATCGGGGGAATGTCGTGTTCGTTCTGCGCCGAGAGTATCCGTAAGGCGTACAAACGAACGGAGGGCGTCGAGGAAGTGAACGTGAGCCTCGCCCACGAAGAGGTGCGCCTACGGTACGACGAAGACCTGCTCAGCGAGGTCGAACTCAAGGATACGCTACGCGACCTCGGCTACACCATCCGCGACCCGGACAAGCAGAAGCGATTCGAGGAACAGCAAAAGCAAGTCGAACAGGCCAAGCGACGATTGACGCTCGCGGGCGTGGCATCGCTCGTGACGGCCGGACTGATGCTGTTCATGATTTTCGTTCGAGGGTCCTTCGAATCGGACGCGCTCTGGATGGACCTCGTGACCCTCGGTCTCGCACTGGGGACGGTGTTCGGCCCCGGTCGATATATCATCGAGAAGGCGTACAACAGCCTTCGACGCCGCATTTTCAATCAACACGTCCTCCTCGAAGCCGGCGCGTTCGCCGGACTGTTTGGGGGATTCCTCGGGCTGTTCGTCTTTCCGGCGTTCCCGACGGTCCACTTCTTCGCCGTCTCGGTGTTCATCACGACGTATCACATCCTCTCCGAGTACACGAGCCTCATCGTTCGAACGCGGGCCTCACGAGCAGTACAAGGGCTGCTCGACCTTCGACCCGATACCGCCCGGCGCGTCCACGACGGTACGGTCGAAGAAGTCGGTGTCAGCGAACTGGAAGTGGGCGACCACGTGCGCGTCAAACCCGGCGAAAGCGTCCCTGTGGACGGCACCATCGTTGAAGGCGAAACCGCCGTGGACGAGAGCGTCGCGACGGGTGAGTCCGTTCCCGTAGACAAGAAACCGGGCGACGGGGTGATTGGCGGAAGCATCAACGAAACCGGAACGCTTCTCGTAGAAGTGACCGCCACCGGCGACGACGCGTTCTTGAATCAGGTTGCGCGGCAAATCGAGGCGGCGAGGACGATGAAACCCGGTATCGTCCAGTTAGCGGACCGCGTGCTGAAGTACTTCGTCCCCGGCGTCCTCACTATCGCTGTTGCGTCCTTCTTGTTCTGGGTACTTGCTCCCGCCGTCTGGGCAGGCGGTCCGCTCGGGACGACACCGAACGTTCAGCGCGGGGCGTTCGCGGCGCTGGCCGTCCTCGTCCTCGGGTATCCGTGTGCGCTCGGGATGGCGACGCCGCTCGCCCTTATCCGAGGTGGCGGACTCGCCGCAAACCGAGGGATTCTGATGCGCAGCGGCGACGCCTTCCAGATATTCCAAGACGTGGACACCGTCGTCCTCGACAAGACCGGGACTATCACGAGGGGTAAGCCTGCCGTCGAGGAGGTCGTCGCACTCGGTCGCAACGAGGCGGACACACTCGACCGGGACGAGGCGGACACACTCGACCGGGACGAGGCGGACACACTCGACCGGGACGAGGCGGACACACTTGACCGGGACGAGACTGACGTCGTTCGTTTGGCGGCCAGTGCCGAAGTGTTCAGCGAGCACCCGCTTGCGGACGCTATTCTCGACTACGCCCACGAGCACAACGTCGAGTTTCCCACGCCGGACGAGTTCGATAGCGTGACCGGCAAAGGAGTCCGTGCAGAAACCGAAACAGCGCGGATTCTGGTCGGAAAACCAGCTTGGCTAACCGAGACTGGAATCGACCTCACTGCCGCCCAGGACGACATCGACAGACTCCAAGGACGTGGCTCTACCGTGGTCTGCGTCGCCGTCACCGAATCACGACGCGATTCCGCTGACGCGGCTGAAGTCGTCGGCCTCGTCGCCATCGGCGACCCCGTAAAGAACGACGCCGCGGAGACCGTCGAGCGAATGCAAGCAGTCGGTGTCACGCCCGTTATGATTACCGGCGACAACGAGCGGACCGCCAACGCTGTCGCAGAGCGAGTCGACATCTCTCGGGTGATGGCTGGCGTCCTTCCCGACGACAAGCGCGACGAGATTCGCCGATTGCAGGAGGGTGGCGAGCGCGTTGCGATGGTTGGGGACGGAATCAATGACGCGCCCGCGCTAACACAGGCCGACATCGGCATCGCCATCGGCGCAGGCACCGATATCGCCATCGAATCGGCGGATATCGTGTTGGTTGGAGACCGACTCGGGGGCGTGATGGATGCGTACGAGATTGGAACGAGCAGTTACCGGAAGACGAAGCATAATCTCCTCGCCGCGTTCTCGTTCAACGGAATCGGCGTCACCGCCGCGACGACGGGACTCGTCCACCCGGTGTTCGCGATGATTGCGATGGTACTCTCCGTCTCGGCCGTCCTCGCGAATAGTTTCGGTGGGCAGTTGCTCCGTGGGGAGAGACTCAATACAGACTTCGCTGTCGACTCCGACACCGAATCCGCCAGTTGA
- a CDS encoding helix-turn-helix transcriptional regulator, which translates to MTEPFDDVQFLARANTRIRAIKLLAKRPYSRDELIEALDISRATLSRLLRQFEDRGWVAKDGRQYVTTRFGSAIANDISSLVDTVTTTQQTQHLAQYLPFDELGLKIHQLRGAEITEPTSSDPAAPARRVGQILESSNRTRILKHAIDPNASRPHYEAVIEGRQRTEVVLTREAMRTVNQNSETRHWFKEMITNDVPLYQYDGSLPVNLKIVDERVLLTPSDENGLIVALIECENKDIFSWATDLFETYCSQATRVGADAFEP; encoded by the coding sequence ATGACTGAGCCCTTCGATGATGTTCAGTTCCTTGCTCGGGCGAACACCCGTATCCGAGCAATCAAATTGCTCGCAAAACGTCCGTACAGTCGGGACGAACTCATCGAGGCACTCGATATCTCCCGGGCTACGCTGAGTCGGTTACTACGGCAATTTGAAGACCGAGGATGGGTGGCGAAGGACGGACGACAATACGTGACGACTCGGTTCGGGTCAGCCATCGCCAATGACATCTCCTCGCTCGTAGATACTGTCACCACCACTCAACAGACCCAACACCTCGCACAGTACCTCCCGTTCGATGAACTCGGACTCAAGATACACCAGCTTCGTGGGGCAGAAATAACCGAACCAACGTCTTCAGACCCTGCTGCTCCAGCACGACGCGTCGGGCAGATTCTCGAATCGTCGAACCGAACTCGAATCCTCAAACATGCGATTGATCCGAACGCTTCCCGGCCACACTACGAGGCTGTCATTGAAGGGCGGCAGCGGACAGAAGTCGTCCTCACACGTGAGGCGATGAGGACAGTGAACCAGAATAGTGAAACGAGACACTGGTTCAAAGAGATGATTACGAACGATGTGCCGCTCTACCAGTACGATGGCTCACTGCCGGTGAATCTGAAAATCGTCGATGAGAGGGTGTTACTTACTCCGAGTGATGAAAATGGACTGATTGTGGCGCTCATCGAATGTGAGAACAAGGACATCTTCTCATGGGCAACGGATCTGTTCGAGACGTACTGTAGTCAAGCGACTCGGGTCGGCGCGGATGCGTTCGAACCTTGA
- a CDS encoding SDR family oxidoreductase — protein MAQNQPSQSDTPVDIAGDVQELLNDRPLDGKVALVTGGSGSMGSEAAKMLGALGADVAVHYHSDVDTAAAVVDAVQEFDSTATAIQADVTDVESIEALYEQVIDELGGVDILINTPGVMLKKPVAEVSEDEFDRMFNVHTKGTFFCLREAARHMNDDGRILNLSTTLTGVMTGEYSVYAGAKAATEQFTKMLAKEIGNRGITVNTVAPGPVDTSFYHPSETEESTEFYKSLSIANRLGKVSDVIPVLAFLCTEQAGWITAQTIRVNGGLAN, from the coding sequence ATGGCTCAAAATCAGCCAAGCCAGAGCGACACGCCAGTTGACATCGCAGGAGATGTTCAGGAACTACTCAACGACCGCCCGCTTGACGGAAAGGTCGCACTCGTAACAGGGGGTTCCGGGAGTATGGGAAGCGAAGCCGCGAAAATGCTCGGCGCTCTCGGCGCAGATGTCGCTGTCCACTACCACAGCGATGTGGACACTGCTGCCGCCGTCGTCGATGCAGTTCAGGAGTTCGATAGTACGGCCACCGCGATTCAAGCCGACGTGACCGATGTCGAGTCTATCGAAGCACTGTACGAACAGGTAATCGACGAACTCGGTGGTGTGGATATTCTCATCAACACGCCCGGTGTGATGCTGAAAAAGCCGGTTGCAGAGGTGAGTGAAGACGAGTTCGATAGGATGTTCAACGTCCACACCAAAGGGACGTTCTTCTGCCTACGTGAGGCTGCCCGACACATGAACGACGATGGCCGAATCCTCAATCTCTCGACGACATTAACTGGGGTGATGACTGGGGAGTACTCGGTCTACGCTGGTGCGAAGGCGGCGACCGAACAGTTCACGAAGATGCTTGCGAAGGAAATCGGGAACCGGGGAATCACTGTCAACACAGTTGCGCCGGGACCGGTCGATACATCGTTCTACCATCCCAGTGAAACTGAGGAGTCCACGGAGTTCTACAAGTCGCTCAGTATCGCCAATCGACTGGGTAAGGTGAGCGACGTAATCCCAGTACTCGCGTTCCTCTGTACAGAGCAAGCTGGCTGGATCACCGCCCAAACGATTCGCGTGAACGGCGGACTCGCAAACTAA
- a CDS encoding low temperature requirement protein A, translating into MSTPETPVDVSTDAGEREQSVTPLELFFDLVFVFAFTQVTSFLAHHLTWAGLAQGAALFGVLWWSWVCYSWLTGTVNAEEVMPARLVVLTAMAAMLIVALTVPDAFGDDAILFGLAYVVVRLLHIVLYTVVAPPETQTAVRRIAPGFLGGPALLVVAGFFDGAIQASLWVLAIGIDYGIVFVRGVEGFHVQVEHFVERHRLIMIIALGESLIAIGIGAEEIPRTPTIIGAALLGITLVIALWWLYFDYIVLAAENRLSKETGTDRTVLARDSYSYIHLLIVGSIIFVALGIEQTITHVGEPLGLIPAIAFCGGCGLYLFGHNAFRYRDHRTVSVLRLVVGIVAVALIPVATQVTALTALALLTALFVGLAVYETVWSDHRNRLRSSETGPGQ; encoded by the coding sequence ATGAGTACGCCCGAAACACCAGTAGATGTATCGACAGATGCAGGAGAACGAGAGCAATCCGTAACTCCGCTCGAACTATTCTTCGACCTCGTGTTCGTCTTCGCATTTACTCAGGTGACGAGCTTTCTCGCCCACCATCTCACATGGGCCGGCCTCGCACAGGGTGCTGCACTCTTCGGGGTTCTCTGGTGGTCGTGGGTCTGTTATTCGTGGCTCACCGGAACTGTCAACGCCGAAGAAGTGATGCCTGCTCGATTGGTGGTGTTGACCGCGATGGCGGCGATGCTCATCGTTGCGCTCACCGTTCCCGATGCCTTCGGCGACGACGCGATACTGTTCGGCCTCGCGTACGTCGTCGTTAGACTCCTCCATATCGTCCTCTATACCGTCGTCGCACCCCCAGAGACACAAACCGCAGTTCGACGGATCGCGCCGGGGTTCCTCGGTGGTCCTGCGCTACTCGTCGTCGCCGGGTTCTTCGATGGAGCGATTCAGGCCAGTCTCTGGGTGTTGGCTATCGGTATCGACTACGGCATCGTCTTCGTTCGAGGGGTGGAAGGATTCCACGTCCAAGTCGAACACTTCGTCGAGCGCCACCGGCTTATCATGATTATCGCCCTCGGTGAGTCGCTCATCGCTATCGGTATTGGTGCGGAAGAGATTCCGAGAACACCAACCATTATCGGAGCGGCGTTGCTCGGCATCACCCTCGTCATCGCATTGTGGTGGCTCTACTTCGATTACATCGTCCTCGCCGCAGAGAACCGACTCAGTAAGGAAACGGGCACCGATCGGACTGTGCTGGCACGGGACTCCTACAGCTACATCCACCTGCTCATCGTCGGGAGCATCATCTTCGTCGCCCTCGGAATCGAGCAGACCATCACCCACGTCGGTGAACCACTCGGTCTGATACCGGCTATCGCGTTCTGCGGTGGGTGTGGCCTGTACCTGTTCGGCCACAACGCCTTCCGATACCGCGACCATCGAACCGTTAGCGTTCTCCGTCTCGTCGTTGGTATCGTCGCTGTCGCGCTGATTCCGGTGGCCACGCAGGTCACAGCACTCACAGCCCTGGCACTCCTTACCGCTTTGTTCGTCGGCCTCGCGGTTTACGAGACGGTCTGGTCCGACCACCGGAACCGACTTCGGAGCAGCGAAACGGGACCGGGGCAGTAA
- a CDS encoding GNAT family N-acetyltransferase translates to MFPDEIVTPRLRLRAMSREVVDPLATYDYFAASRSDTIEEETEYVSWTPYETPKEGVDFLTLAEEGHKKAENAIYAVFPRDGEDGAGEFAGTTGFKPEWDKRRAVFGMWLRKKFWGWGYSGERAAALFAAVFDVLDLEVAYVQVDPENEKSIRAIEKYVDRFGGQHDGLFRNATCTLDGTPLDVHTYSVTREQWEGATDGEYDAEFRWEDRE, encoded by the coding sequence ATGTTTCCCGATGAAATTGTCACCCCACGGCTTCGGCTTCGCGCCATGTCGCGGGAGGTTGTCGACCCGCTAGCTACCTACGACTACTTCGCCGCCTCGCGGTCGGACACCATCGAAGAGGAGACGGAGTACGTCTCGTGGACTCCGTACGAGACACCGAAAGAAGGGGTTGATTTCTTGACCCTCGCCGAGGAAGGCCACAAAAAGGCTGAAAACGCCATCTACGCGGTCTTCCCCCGTGACGGCGAAGACGGCGCCGGCGAGTTCGCCGGGACCACCGGGTTCAAGCCCGAGTGGGACAAGCGCCGTGCCGTCTTCGGCATGTGGCTCCGGAAGAAATTCTGGGGCTGGGGCTACTCGGGCGAGCGCGCTGCGGCGCTCTTTGCGGCCGTCTTCGACGTGCTCGACCTCGAAGTCGCCTACGTGCAGGTCGACCCGGAGAACGAGAAGTCCATTCGGGCTATCGAGAAGTACGTCGACCGCTTCGGCGGCCAACACGACGGCCTGTTCCGAAACGCCACCTGCACCTTGGACGGGACACCCCTCGACGTGCACACCTACTCGGTGACGCGCGAGCAGTGGGAAGGCGCGACCGACGGCGAGTACGACGCCGAGTTCCGCTGGGAGGACCGCGAATGA